The proteins below are encoded in one region of Phycisphaerae bacterium:
- a CDS encoding ATP-binding cassette domain-containing protein produces MSPIDVHQLSRIFKVPERESSFKAALASLFNRRYREVRAVDDISFSIEQGEIVGFLGPNGAGKTTTLKMLAGLLHPTSGTASVLGYTPWRREADYLSRISMVMGQRSQLLWDLPAMDSFRVQLAVYRVDKKTGRDTLDEMIAMLDIGDVLRKQVRTLSLGERMKCEICLSLLHRPAVLFLDEPTLGLDVTMQGRIRDFVAEYNHRHGATIILTSHYMADVTALCKRIVVIDHGKILFDGPLVDLSARLAPFKVISIDLETSPDGYDFDRIGEVCARKDQKVSIRVPRERAAELAGRLLAELPVRDVTVEDPPIEDVIKMVFARGMEQTP; encoded by the coding sequence ATGTCCCCGATTGACGTCCATCAACTGAGTAGGATCTTCAAGGTGCCGGAGCGCGAGAGCAGCTTTAAGGCCGCACTGGCCAGCTTATTCAACCGCCGGTACCGTGAGGTTCGGGCCGTCGATGACATCAGCTTCAGCATCGAGCAGGGTGAAATCGTCGGCTTCCTCGGCCCCAACGGGGCCGGCAAGACCACTACCCTGAAGATGCTGGCCGGCTTGCTCCACCCGACCAGCGGGACCGCCTCCGTCCTAGGCTACACACCCTGGCGACGCGAGGCCGACTACCTCAGTCGCATCAGCATGGTCATGGGCCAGCGGAGCCAGCTCCTCTGGGACCTGCCGGCCATGGACTCGTTCCGCGTCCAGCTGGCGGTCTACCGCGTCGACAAGAAGACTGGTCGCGATACCCTCGACGAGATGATCGCCATGCTCGACATTGGCGACGTCCTGCGCAAGCAAGTTCGCACCCTCTCTCTCGGCGAGCGGATGAAGTGCGAGATCTGCCTGTCGCTCCTTCACCGCCCGGCGGTTCTCTTTCTCGACGAGCCCACCCTCGGCCTGGACGTCACCATGCAGGGCCGGATCCGCGATTTCGTAGCCGAGTACAACCACCGCCATGGGGCCACCATCATTCTGACCTCGCACTACATGGCTGACGTCACCGCCCTGTGCAAACGCATCGTGGTGATCGACCACGGCAAGATTCTCTTCGATGGCCCTCTGGTCGATCTCAGCGCCCGTCTGGCCCCGTTCAAGGTCATCTCCATCGATCTGGAGACCAGCCCTGACGGCTACGACTTCGATCGCATCGGCGAGGTTTGCGCCCGCAAGGATCAGAAGGTCTCGATCCGCGTTCCTCGCGAACGCGCCGCGGAGCTGGCCGGCCGACTCTTAGCCGAGCTGCCCGTCCGCGACGTGACCGTTGAGGACCCGCCCATCGAGGATGTCATCAAGATGGTCTTCGCTCGGGGCATGGAGCAGACGCCGTGA
- a CDS encoding FKBP-type peptidyl-prolyl cis-trans isomerase produces MIRVLSALAVVLFLSTSMVWAEEKPAAAATETVKATTPPSAADGVFKTQIAKVSYAIGMNMGNMLKAQYIEPDLDALTRGIKDVLAGGKPLMTDKEVTETFRAFQTEHQVTVEKKKKELGEKNKAEGDKYLAANKTKEGVKTTASGLQYKVIKEGTGAQPKDTDTVKVHYTGKLLNGNVFDSSVDRGQPATFQANRVIKGWTEALQLMKVGSKWELTIPSELAYGPNGSGARIPPNSVLVFEVELLNIEPPSTAPAPRIRMNPPAGGATTKPATPAAPK; encoded by the coding sequence ATGATCCGAGTTCTAAGCGCCCTCGCTGTCGTTCTCTTTTTGTCCACGAGCATGGTCTGGGCTGAAGAAAAGCCCGCCGCCGCAGCGACGGAGACCGTCAAGGCAACCACCCCACCCTCCGCCGCCGATGGCGTCTTCAAGACCCAGATCGCCAAGGTCAGCTACGCCATCGGTATGAACATGGGCAACATGCTCAAGGCCCAGTACATTGAGCCCGATCTCGACGCCCTGACCCGTGGCATCAAGGATGTTCTCGCCGGCGGCAAGCCCCTCATGACCGACAAGGAGGTCACCGAGACCTTCAGGGCTTTCCAGACTGAGCACCAGGTCACCGTCGAGAAGAAGAAGAAGGAACTCGGCGAGAAGAACAAGGCGGAGGGCGACAAGTATCTCGCCGCCAACAAGACCAAAGAAGGCGTGAAGACTACGGCCAGCGGTTTGCAGTACAAGGTGATCAAGGAAGGCACTGGCGCCCAGCCCAAGGACACCGATACCGTCAAGGTTCACTACACGGGCAAACTGCTCAATGGCAACGTGTTTGACAGCTCCGTCGATCGTGGCCAGCCGGCCACGTTCCAGGCCAACCGCGTGATCAAGGGTTGGACCGAAGCCTTGCAGCTCATGAAGGTCGGTTCGAAGTGGGAACTCACCATCCCCTCGGAGCTGGCCTACGGCCCGAACGGCTCGGGCGCCCGGATTCCTCCGAACTCCGTGCTCGTCTTCGAGGTCGAGTTGCTCAACATCGAGCCGCCGAGCACCGCCCCCGCCCCGCGCATTCGCATGAACCCGCCGGCGGGCGGCGCCACCACCAAGCCGGCCACCCCGGCCGCGCCGAAATGA
- the metK gene encoding methionine adenosyltransferase, translating to MAKRNGSYLFTSESVSQGHPDKVCDQISDAVLDSLLQHDPDARVAVETLVTTGLIVMAGEVTPHNAAAAMALANAEATARETVREIGYDDASTGFDYRSCAVVRALHAQSPDISQGVTKGQGLHREQGAGDQGLMFGFACRETKALMPLPIHLAHRLVERLTEAREQGEIKWLRPDSKSQVTVKYVNNLPSQIDTIVVSTQHTEDVVDRSGNMSKAARQQIVNKIVKPVVVKERPDLWRSGIKFHINPTGRFVVGGPHGDSGVTGRKIIVDTYGGRGRHGGGAFSGKDPSKVDRSAAYMGRYIAKNVVAARLARECEIQLAYAIGVAEPVSVHVDTFGTGLIDDVKIAGLIRDLFPLTPQGIIKHLRLKRPIYRETARNGHFGRNLPGFTWEKTDLAAKLKSAAARWIK from the coding sequence ATGGCCAAGCGCAACGGTTCCTATCTGTTCACATCGGAGTCGGTTTCCCAGGGTCACCCGGACAAGGTCTGCGACCAGATCTCGGATGCGGTGCTGGACAGCCTGCTCCAGCACGACCCCGACGCGCGCGTGGCGGTGGAGACCCTGGTGACCACCGGCCTCATCGTCATGGCCGGCGAGGTGACCCCTCACAACGCCGCCGCGGCCATGGCCCTGGCGAACGCCGAGGCCACCGCCCGCGAGACGGTTCGCGAGATCGGCTACGACGATGCCAGCACCGGCTTCGATTATCGCAGCTGCGCGGTGGTTCGCGCCCTGCACGCCCAGTCGCCCGATATCAGCCAGGGCGTCACCAAGGGCCAGGGCCTGCACAGAGAACAGGGCGCCGGCGACCAGGGACTCATGTTCGGCTTCGCCTGCCGCGAGACCAAGGCCCTCATGCCCCTGCCCATCCATCTCGCCCACCGCCTCGTCGAACGCCTCACCGAGGCCCGCGAACAGGGCGAAATCAAGTGGCTTCGCCCGGACAGCAAGAGCCAGGTCACCGTCAAGTATGTCAACAATCTGCCCAGCCAGATCGACACCATTGTCGTTTCGACACAGCACACCGAGGATGTTGTCGATCGCAGCGGCAACATGTCCAAGGCCGCCCGCCAGCAGATTGTCAACAAGATCGTCAAGCCCGTCGTGGTCAAGGAGCGACCGGACCTCTGGCGCAGCGGCATCAAGTTCCACATCAATCCCACCGGCCGGTTCGTGGTCGGCGGCCCGCACGGCGATTCCGGCGTGACCGGCCGCAAGATCATCGTGGATACCTACGGCGGTCGCGGCCGTCACGGCGGCGGAGCCTTCAGTGGCAAGGACCCGAGCAAGGTTGACCGATCCGCGGCCTACATGGGTCGCTACATTGCCAAGAACGTGGTCGCTGCCCGACTGGCCCGGGAATGCGAGATCCAACTTGCCTATGCCATTGGCGTGGCCGAGCCGGTCAGCGTCCACGTGGACACCTTCGGTACTGGCCTGATCGACGATGTGAAGATCGCCGGCCTGATTCGCGACCTGTTCCCGCTGACGCCACAGGGCATCATCAAGCACCTGAGGCTCAAGCGCCCGATCTACCGCGAGACCGCCCGCAACGGGCACTTCGGGCGGAATCTGCCCGGGTTCACCTGGGAGAAGACCGATTTGGCGGCCAAGTTGAAGAGTGCGGCTGCCCGGTGGATCAAGTGA
- a CDS encoding DUF4432 family protein encodes MSKTQAGRNPFANAPVENPSQLGGIETSVLDNGPGRGVRIAWVNTGTGLRYKVVIDRGLDIADAEFCGQSLTWHSLTGTTAPSHSYNHWMEWLRGFYGGLMVSCGPLNTGGPFVEDKETYGLHGTHSHTCAIVESIINPDPARGQFDMSMTALVRTARVFGPNVELRRTMSSTLGESAIRVRDEFTNRGNQPVPHAWLLHINFGYPLLEPGASVYCYRGKITPRGDSVDWFTKRKDFRSAPAPQAAHRGTGEVFTYIDPQADAKGLVCCGLVNRKRGLGVKVEYPRSDYARLGNWQHWGPNGSYTGALEPMTAGVEGRPVDRQRGWFRTLEPGETAIHRCTITATTARADLAALLRLNGGR; translated from the coding sequence ATGAGCAAGACACAAGCCGGCCGAAACCCGTTCGCGAATGCACCGGTTGAGAACCCCTCTCAGCTCGGCGGCATCGAGACCTCCGTACTGGACAACGGCCCCGGGCGCGGCGTGCGCATCGCCTGGGTGAACACCGGTACCGGCCTGCGATACAAGGTCGTCATCGACCGCGGGCTGGACATCGCCGACGCCGAGTTCTGCGGGCAGTCGCTGACCTGGCATTCCCTGACCGGCACGACGGCCCCGTCGCACAGCTACAACCACTGGATGGAGTGGCTGCGCGGCTTCTACGGCGGCCTGATGGTGAGTTGCGGACCGCTGAATACCGGCGGGCCGTTCGTCGAGGACAAAGAGACCTACGGCCTCCATGGGACGCACTCCCACACCTGCGCGATCGTCGAGTCGATCATCAATCCCGACCCCGCCCGCGGGCAGTTCGACATGAGCATGACCGCCCTGGTTCGTACGGCCCGCGTCTTCGGCCCCAACGTCGAGCTGCGCCGGACGATGAGTAGCACGCTGGGCGAGTCGGCCATCCGCGTTCGCGACGAATTCACCAATCGTGGCAACCAACCGGTCCCGCACGCCTGGCTGCTGCACATCAACTTCGGCTATCCGCTGCTGGAGCCCGGTGCCAGCGTTTACTGCTACAGGGGCAAGATCACGCCCCGCGGCGACAGCGTGGACTGGTTCACGAAGCGCAAGGACTTCCGCTCCGCGCCCGCTCCGCAGGCAGCCCACCGCGGCACCGGCGAGGTCTTCACTTACATCGACCCGCAGGCCGACGCGAAGGGCTTGGTCTGCTGCGGGCTGGTCAACCGGAAGCGCGGGCTGGGCGTCAAGGTCGAGTACCCGCGCAGTGACTACGCCCGACTGGGCAACTGGCAGCACTGGGGGCCGAACGGCTCGTACACCGGGGCCCTCGAGCCGATGACCGCCGGCGTCGAAGGCCGGCCGGTCGACCGCCAGCGCGGCTGGTTCAGGACGCTGGAGCCCGGCGAGACGGCCATCCACCGCTGCACGATCACGGCCACCACGGCCAGGGCTGACTTGGCGGCGCTGCTGAGGCTGAATGGGGGAAGGTAG
- the panB gene encoding 3-methyl-2-oxobutanoate hydroxymethyltransferase, with product MLDWMSTPEKITVGTLAAAKRAGRKFSVLTCYDAAFARLMAASGVEVLLVGDTAGEVVLGLSSTRDVPAEFLLGITAAVRRAAPGAFVMADLPWFYRQEDVTGTVAGCGRFVRETQADAVKVEVTGKDAALVSAIRASGIPVVAHLGLLPQWITGREGYRAFGRDAKEAAQLIEDAARLEAAGASLLLLEAVASEVAGEITARASVPVIGCVSGPRCDGTVVVLHDMLGLGGGHRPRAVKQYLDLSAVLSKAFRDYVDDIHAGRFPVEADAIHMRPGELEKLSAPAGGR from the coding sequence ATGCTGGACTGGATGAGCACGCCCGAGAAAATCACGGTGGGCACGCTGGCGGCGGCCAAGCGGGCCGGGCGCAAGTTCAGCGTCTTGACCTGCTATGACGCGGCATTCGCACGACTTATGGCCGCGTCCGGCGTTGAGGTTCTGCTCGTCGGCGACACCGCGGGGGAAGTGGTCCTGGGGTTGTCGAGCACCCGCGACGTACCGGCGGAGTTTCTGCTCGGCATCACCGCGGCGGTTCGTCGCGCCGCCCCGGGGGCGTTCGTGATGGCCGATCTCCCCTGGTTCTACCGCCAGGAGGACGTGACCGGCACGGTGGCCGGGTGCGGGCGCTTCGTCCGCGAAACCCAGGCTGACGCGGTTAAAGTCGAGGTTACAGGAAAGGACGCCGCCCTGGTCTCCGCGATCCGTGCCTCGGGCATACCGGTTGTGGCCCATCTGGGTCTGCTGCCGCAGTGGATCACCGGACGAGAGGGCTACCGGGCGTTCGGCCGCGACGCGAAGGAGGCTGCCCAACTGATCGAGGATGCCGCTCGTCTGGAAGCTGCTGGCGCTTCTCTCCTCCTCCTGGAGGCCGTGGCGAGCGAGGTGGCGGGCGAGATCACCGCCCGGGCGTCAGTGCCGGTGATCGGATGCGTGTCCGGCCCGCGCTGCGACGGGACAGTCGTGGTTCTGCACGACATGCTCGGACTGGGTGGAGGTCATCGGCCACGGGCGGTCAAGCAGTACCTGGATCTCTCCGCGGTCCTGTCGAAGGCGTTCCGAGACTACGTCGACGATATTCATGCGGGCCGGTTTCCGGTTGAGGCCGACGCGATCCACATGAGACCGGGCGAACTTGAGAAGCTTTCGGCACCTGCCGGAGGTCGCTGA
- a CDS encoding glycoside hydrolase family 13, with the protein MVTQLPDGSVEFTFYRPQARQVCLAGDFNAWQTCFLMIRHLDGWWRCRLMLAPATYQFRYCADGVWFNDYAAFGLEHGPYGLNSVVKIDPVPAGERVAA; encoded by the coding sequence ATGGTCACCCAGTTACCCGACGGTTCGGTCGAGTTCACCTTCTATCGTCCCCAGGCGCGCCAGGTCTGCTTGGCCGGCGATTTCAACGCCTGGCAGACCTGTTTCCTCATGATCCGTCATCTGGACGGCTGGTGGCGATGCCGGTTGATGCTCGCTCCAGCCACCTACCAGTTCCGCTATTGCGCCGACGGGGTATGGTTCAACGACTATGCGGCCTTCGGGCTGGAACATGGCCCCTACGGGCTCAATTCCGTGGTCAAAATCGACCCTGTGCCTGCCGGCGAACGGGTCGCGGCCTGA
- a CDS encoding DUF4091 domain-containing protein, which yields MSRSTVRILPLSIVGLSLPIMAGCASFTAATGPIQVWVVPESVTVHPDALPEGENEVYREADGRVRLSAAVNETVAFQVVMRTRQVGRVMSVALDPLRLGDQTVGLDRIALFREVRVAVEDYPAWYLRLTPDLRKLRFFPDVLVPLTAPRGALPISLRAGECEVVWAEVRVPPGTPAGPYDSAIHITPAGGPAVNLALTLEVWPFALPQTSHLAALATVDTAKLLRQHVELHGRPYTPNRLTFDDPGYQRAVTVLDSATHLLHDHRCSPILADIQPFRRLGGSGEAELDWTDYDRLVAGLIDGTVFDDRAAAPAWPLPIDERRPPPELYGGWGSPDYQRMLTDYLRQCIGHFVERRWMDQHYAFMGVPGRSQAERYRQYRALGELFKQIDGRLRMVCPVPSESMAAYGWRDDGFVDLGELVAVWAVPASLADAEELARQRAAGRRTWLNPDRPPYSGSLSMLAAPVDAQTLAWQAYRFGCDAILLPGINAWADDGVPRSSGSEGCLLWPGKPYGLEGPVPSIRLKRLRRGLQDYEYLWLLARNRRPGIARIFSEDLFPFGGAGCYGEHLLDGRPNGWATDPTAWSLARKLMANELTAAIQQPASAPTQDEASETKRLSQQIEWARLTRAVRNVRVAVEGIRVQGSPGTPDGLSVTATVAVFNATRQAVSGRLTVAEAPQAWTQGETAATVQSLASARTARRDVVMEAPSLEARLEGVTPFKLAFTPESGDAVMATGRLCVLTSQRLARPLTIDGKLDDWPLGAGNVAGDFVLVGALDIPKQGRPSPDRLSQITTAFVTHDDEYLYIAFACDDDKMAERRLSRDNQVRYDELWPTGEDLVEVVLDPSGKVVDPGELFHVVIKANGAVITQQGVPCLARVARCEDWPARVTAAVDDQSRSGRWSVEIRIPLASLGPRATFCGVNFGRFIPRLGEYGSWSGSRRHLYSPVTLGNLYLPK from the coding sequence GTGAGTCGTTCGACGGTGAGAATCCTACCGCTCAGCATCGTTGGCCTGAGCCTGCCGATCATGGCGGGATGCGCCTCGTTCACGGCGGCGACCGGCCCGATCCAGGTCTGGGTCGTGCCGGAATCGGTGACCGTCCATCCCGATGCCCTGCCCGAGGGCGAAAACGAGGTCTACCGTGAGGCTGATGGGCGGGTCCGGCTCAGCGCCGCCGTCAATGAGACCGTGGCTTTTCAGGTTGTGATGCGAACCCGCCAGGTCGGCAGGGTCATGAGTGTCGCTCTCGATCCACTTCGCCTGGGCGACCAGACGGTCGGACTCGATCGAATTGCCCTGTTTCGTGAGGTCCGCGTGGCCGTCGAGGACTACCCGGCTTGGTATCTTCGGCTGACGCCGGATCTACGCAAGCTCCGGTTTTTCCCGGACGTTCTCGTGCCGCTGACCGCCCCGCGTGGCGCCTTGCCGATCTCGCTTCGCGCCGGTGAATGCGAGGTGGTCTGGGCTGAGGTTCGCGTTCCGCCCGGCACGCCGGCGGGCCCATACGACTCCGCCATTCATATTACCCCCGCAGGGGGTCCGGCTGTGAACCTGGCTTTGACGCTGGAGGTCTGGCCCTTCGCCCTGCCCCAGACCAGCCACTTGGCCGCCCTGGCCACCGTCGATACCGCCAAGCTGCTGCGTCAGCACGTTGAGTTGCATGGTCGTCCGTACACCCCCAACCGGTTGACGTTCGACGATCCCGGCTATCAACGGGCAGTGACCGTCCTGGATAGCGCCACGCACCTGCTTCACGATCATCGGTGTAGTCCGATTCTGGCCGACATCCAGCCCTTCCGCCGCCTGGGCGGGTCCGGAGAAGCGGAACTGGACTGGACGGACTATGACCGGCTGGTCGCGGGCCTGATCGACGGTACGGTTTTCGATGACCGGGCAGCAGCTCCTGCGTGGCCCCTGCCCATCGACGAGCGCCGGCCGCCACCGGAACTGTATGGCGGGTGGGGATCTCCCGACTACCAACGGATGCTGACGGATTATCTCCGGCAGTGCATCGGGCATTTCGTCGAGCGCCGCTGGATGGATCAGCACTATGCGTTCATGGGGGTTCCGGGGCGATCGCAGGCTGAACGATATCGCCAGTACAGGGCCCTGGGTGAGCTGTTCAAGCAGATCGATGGTCGGCTGAGGATGGTGTGCCCGGTCCCGTCGGAGTCGATGGCCGCCTACGGTTGGCGTGATGACGGTTTCGTGGACCTGGGCGAGCTGGTTGCGGTCTGGGCGGTGCCCGCCAGTCTGGCCGACGCCGAAGAACTCGCCCGGCAGCGGGCGGCGGGGCGGCGAACGTGGTTGAACCCCGACCGACCACCGTACAGCGGTTCACTCTCCATGCTGGCGGCGCCGGTGGATGCCCAAACGCTGGCCTGGCAGGCGTACCGGTTCGGCTGTGATGCCATCCTGCTGCCCGGCATCAACGCATGGGCGGACGACGGCGTACCGCGGTCTTCGGGCAGCGAAGGTTGCCTGCTCTGGCCCGGCAAGCCCTACGGGCTGGAGGGTCCGGTACCCTCGATCCGGCTGAAACGACTGCGCCGCGGGTTACAGGACTATGAATACCTCTGGCTGCTGGCGCGAAACCGTCGTCCGGGGATTGCCCGCATCTTCTCCGAGGATCTCTTCCCGTTCGGGGGCGCCGGCTGCTATGGCGAGCACTTGCTGGACGGGCGGCCGAACGGCTGGGCAACTGACCCGACCGCGTGGTCCCTGGCTCGCAAGCTGATGGCCAACGAGCTGACCGCGGCGATCCAGCAGCCCGCCTCCGCTCCGACCCAGGACGAGGCCAGCGAAACAAAGCGGCTCTCACAACAGATTGAGTGGGCCCGGCTCACCCGGGCGGTGCGCAACGTTCGCGTGGCAGTGGAGGGTATCCGGGTGCAGGGCTCGCCAGGCACGCCCGACGGGCTGAGCGTGACCGCGACGGTCGCGGTGTTCAATGCGACTCGTCAGGCAGTGAGCGGGCGTCTGACCGTCGCCGAGGCGCCGCAGGCTTGGACCCAGGGCGAGACGGCGGCCACGGTTCAGAGTCTCGCCTCGGCCCGCACCGCCCGGCGCGATGTGGTCATGGAAGCCCCGTCGCTGGAGGCCCGTCTCGAGGGTGTCACGCCGTTCAAGCTGGCGTTCACCCCGGAGAGTGGTGACGCGGTGATGGCAACCGGCCGACTGTGCGTCCTGACCTCGCAGCGGCTGGCCCGGCCACTCACCATCGACGGCAAGCTCGACGACTGGCCGCTCGGGGCCGGCAACGTGGCGGGTGACTTCGTCCTCGTGGGGGCCCTGGACATACCCAAGCAGGGCCGTCCTTCACCCGATCGACTGTCCCAGATCACCACCGCATTCGTCACCCATGACGACGAGTACCTGTACATCGCTTTTGCCTGCGACGACGACAAGATGGCCGAGCGCCGCCTCTCTCGTGACAATCAGGTGCGTTACGACGAACTATGGCCGACGGGCGAGGATCTGGTCGAAGTGGTGCTCGACCCGAGCGGGAAGGTGGTCGACCCCGGCGAGTTGTTCCATGTCGTGATCAAGGCCAATGGGGCGGTGATCACCCAGCAAGGGGTGCCGTGTCTTGCCCGGGTGGCCCGGTGCGAGGACTGGCCGGCCCGGGTCACGGCGGCGGTGGATGATCAATCTCGTTCGGGCCGGTGGAGCGTGGAGATCCGCATTCCCCTGGCCTCGCTCGGTCCGCGAGCGACATTCTGCGGTGTCAATTTCGGGCGGTTCATCCCCCGCCTGGGCGAGTACGGCTCCTGGTCGGGGTCCCGAAGGCATCTTTACAGCCCGGTGACCCTGGGCAACCTCTACCTGCCGAAGTAA
- a CDS encoding glycosyltransferase family 2 protein, with the protein MMPRLSVVIPCYNEAENVAELYRQLCEVVSCVSGDAEFLFVDDGSRDGTLARLRGLAGRDARVRAVSLSRNFGHQAALSAGIDHARGDAVVVMDADLQHPPELIRRFVEKWGEGYDIVYAYREGVKPRLGYRIINRLMRVRIPPESADFRLMDRRVVEAFRHMPERTRFIRGMLSWLGFRQAGVGYQDRERFAGQRAYTLHQTARMALNAVLSFSIIPLRLASLLGLVTLLAGLAYAAYVLFAWWNGWDLARGWPALIMTILILGGVQLICLGIIAEYIGRVFEEVKHRPLYVVREEVGGGSETGPSAS; encoded by the coding sequence CTGATGCCGAGGCTGTCGGTGGTCATCCCGTGCTACAACGAGGCCGAGAACGTGGCCGAGCTGTACCGGCAGCTCTGTGAGGTGGTCAGCTGCGTCAGCGGCGACGCCGAGTTCCTGTTTGTCGACGACGGAAGCCGGGATGGAACGCTGGCCCGGTTGCGCGGTCTGGCCGGGCGGGACGCGCGGGTGCGGGCGGTGAGCCTGTCGCGCAACTTCGGGCACCAGGCGGCCCTCTCGGCGGGGATCGACCATGCCCGGGGGGACGCAGTCGTGGTCATGGACGCCGACCTGCAACATCCGCCGGAGTTGATCCGCCGCTTCGTCGAGAAATGGGGCGAGGGCTACGACATCGTGTACGCCTACCGGGAGGGGGTCAAGCCGCGGCTGGGATACCGAATCATCAACCGGCTGATGAGGGTGCGAATTCCCCCCGAATCGGCCGACTTCCGGCTGATGGATCGCCGCGTCGTGGAGGCCTTCCGGCACATGCCGGAGCGGACCCGGTTCATCCGGGGCATGTTGAGTTGGCTGGGCTTCCGGCAGGCCGGCGTGGGATACCAGGACCGCGAGCGGTTTGCCGGTCAGCGGGCCTACACGCTGCACCAAACGGCCCGTATGGCCCTCAACGCGGTGCTGTCGTTCTCGATCATTCCGTTGCGGCTGGCGTCTTTGCTGGGTCTCGTGACGCTGCTGGCCGGGCTCGCGTACGCCGCTTACGTTCTATTCGCCTGGTGGAATGGCTGGGATCTGGCCCGCGGCTGGCCCGCCCTGATCATGACTATCCTGATCCTCGGCGGGGTCCAGCTCATCTGCCTGGGCATCATCGCGGAGTACATCGGGCGAGTGTTCGAAGAGGTGAAGCACCGGCCGCTGTACGTGGTCCGCGAGGAGGTCGGCGGTGGCAGCGAAACGGGACCCAGCGCCTCCTGA
- the tsaB gene encoding tRNA (adenosine(37)-N6)-threonylcarbamoyltransferase complex dimerization subunit type 1 TsaB codes for MVVVTLQGPRILVIETSSRVGSVALATDGGVVSAERLPGRMRHAGELMPAVDSMLRQARWPANTLTDIYLSIGPGSFTGLRIAVTVARTLAWSIGTRIVAVPTVDGLSHNAFSAIPRPEHVAVLLDAKQAQVFAAAFSLRDGAYEKVIDAHMAPPAEFLARCPRPLSVLGEGIPYHRQAIDDGGVTVMAEELWWPRAEHVLAVGRTRAMQGQFTPSGELLPLYIRRPEAEEKWERLQGPDREPSR; via the coding sequence ATGGTGGTCGTGACCCTGCAAGGACCGCGCATCCTGGTGATCGAGACCTCCAGCCGGGTGGGCAGCGTCGCCCTGGCGACGGACGGGGGCGTGGTGAGCGCCGAGCGATTGCCCGGACGGATGCGGCACGCGGGTGAGCTCATGCCTGCCGTGGACAGCATGCTCAGGCAGGCGCGCTGGCCGGCGAACACCCTTACCGACATTTACCTCTCGATCGGCCCGGGTAGTTTCACCGGGCTGCGGATTGCGGTCACTGTTGCCCGCACGCTGGCGTGGTCGATCGGCACCCGGATCGTGGCGGTCCCCACCGTTGACGGCCTCTCGCACAATGCCTTCTCGGCAATACCGCGACCGGAGCATGTGGCCGTGCTCCTGGATGCCAAGCAGGCCCAGGTCTTTGCGGCGGCGTTTTCGCTGCGCGATGGAGCCTACGAGAAGGTGATCGACGCGCACATGGCTCCTCCGGCCGAGTTTCTGGCCCGCTGCCCGCGTCCGCTGAGCGTGCTGGGGGAGGGGATTCCATACCATCGGCAGGCGATCGACGACGGCGGCGTCACGGTGATGGCGGAGGAGCTGTGGTGGCCGCGGGCAGAGCATGTGCTGGCCGTGGGTCGGACCCGGGCCATGCAGGGGCAATTCACACCCAGTGGCGAGTTGCTGCCTTTGTACATCCGTCGTCCAGAGGCGGAGGAGAAATGGGAGCGGCTGCAAGGCCCTGACCGCGAGCCGAGCCGGTGA
- a CDS encoding alpha/beta hydrolase, with protein MAAPRIILFPGMGCDERLFGPQREGGLEIETPPMPVAEADESLPAYAARTARSLAIDQTCVVGGVSFGGMLACQIGSLVHPRCVLLIASCRGNAAIPRTFWPLRWLSHLCPDWFIRRRGQASCRLLARLESLTEHQSRLIRDMSLSVPVPHLRRIGRMILQWNGDPPPTCPVHHIHGARDRIIPLRKVKPDLVIPDGGHMINLTHADRVNEFIARHATDAGDASRHR; from the coding sequence ATGGCCGCACCCCGGATCATTCTGTTTCCTGGCATGGGCTGTGACGAGCGGCTCTTTGGCCCGCAGCGAGAAGGGGGGCTGGAGATCGAAACGCCTCCAATGCCGGTGGCGGAGGCGGACGAAAGCCTCCCGGCGTACGCGGCCCGCACTGCCCGGTCCCTGGCGATCGACCAAACCTGCGTGGTTGGCGGCGTCTCATTTGGCGGTATGCTAGCTTGTCAGATCGGGTCACTCGTCCACCCGAGATGCGTGCTGCTGATTGCCTCCTGCCGCGGCAACGCCGCCATTCCACGCACGTTCTGGCCCTTGAGATGGCTCTCGCACTTGTGTCCCGATTGGTTCATTCGCCGGCGCGGCCAGGCGAGCTGCCGCCTCCTCGCCCGGCTCGAATCGCTCACTGAGCACCAGTCTCGGCTCATCCGGGACATGTCCTTGTCAGTACCTGTGCCCCACCTGCGCCGGATCGGCCGGATGATCCTGCAGTGGAACGGAGACCCACCACCCACCTGTCCCGTTCACCACATCCACGGCGCAAGGGATCGGATCATTCCCCTCCGCAAGGTCAAGCCCGACCTGGTCATTCCCGACGGGGGTCACATGATCAACCTGACCCATGCGGATCGGGTCAATGAGTTCATCGCCCGACACGCCACCGACGCCGGGGACGCGAGCCGGCATCGATGA